The Stutzerimonas stutzeri genome segment CCCTGGAGAACAACCTTTCGGAAACCGCCTTCGTGCGACGTGAGGCGGATGGCGTGTTTCGTATCCGCTGGTTTTCACCGCTGACTGAAATCGACTTCTGTGGTCACGCGACGCTGGCGAGCGCCTTCGTGCTGCTCCGGCAGGGGCTGGCCACCGCGCCGCTGACCTTCCGAGCCGCCGCAGTAGGGGATATTCCGGTCGTGCAGCTCGATGACGGTCGGCTGGAGATGGACTTCCCCAATCGGGCTCCTGAGCCGGTCGACAGCCCGCCGGCCGCGTTGCTCGACGGCCTGGGCGCTACGCCGTATCAGGTGCTGAAGAGCTCCCAGGCCTGGTTCGCCGTGTTCGAGGAGGAAGCGCAGGTCCGCTCGCTGGCGCCTGACCTGGCGCTGTTCAAGACACTGGCCCCGCTGGATGTGGTGGTCACCGCGCCGGGAGTCCAGCATGACTTCGTCTCGCGCTACTTCTGGCCGGCCAATGGCGGCGACGAGGATCCGGTGACCGGCTCCATTCACGCCGGGCTTGCGCCGTACTGGGCCGAGCGCCTGGGGCGGGCATCGCTGACGGCACTGCAGGCCTCCCGTCGCAGCGGCGAGCTGTACTGCCGGGTCGAAGGTGCGCGCGTGAGGGTGTCGGGCCACGCCGTCCAGTATCTGCAGGGTACGATCGAGATCTAGCTGCTCGCCGCCGTGCCTGGCCAGGTCGCCTGCGTCCCTGCAAGCGGCTGACGTAACCTACATCGCCGCGTCGCGCTGCGCGGCGCCCGGCTGTCAAAACGACCGGAGCATGCGTCCAAGCAGCGCCATGGCGTCTTCGCTGCGCGCATCCCAGGGATAGCCGTGGTTGAGCCGCGCGCAATTGCCGAAGCGCCGCGTCGCCGAGAAGATCGGGCCGGGCGCGAGGCTGATGCCTTGCGCCAGTGCCAGTTGCAGCAGCTTGAGCGAGTCCACCGGCTCGGGGAATTCGAACCAGAGGAAGTAGCCGCCGTTGGGGCGGGTCACCCGCGTGCTCGCCGGAAAATGCCGGGCGGCCGCGGCGAGCATTTCGCTTTGTTGACGCTCGAGGGCATGGCGCAGTTTGCGCAGATGGCGATCATAGCCGCCGTTTTGCAGGTAGTCGGCGATGGCCGCCTGGGCCGGCAGCGAAGGCGACAAGGTGGTCATCAGCTTCAGTCGGCTGATGCGCTCGGCATAGCGCCCGCCGGCCACCCAGCCGATGCGATAGCCCGGCGCCAGGCTCTTGGAAAACGAGCCGCAGTGCATCACCAACCCGTCGCGGTCGTGACTCTTCACCGGTTTGGGTGGCTCGCGGGTGAAGTAGAGCTCGGCGTAGACGTCGTCCTCGATCAGCGGCACCTGGTGTTTTTGGAGCAGGTCGTAGAGGGCCTTTTTACTGCCTTCGGTCATGCTTGCACCGAGCGGATTTTGCAGGCTGCTCATGAACCAGCAGGCCTTGATCGGCAGGTTCGCCAGGCTGCTGGCGAGACTCTCCAGGTCGATGCCGTCGCGCGGATGCACCGGGATTTCGACGGCCTTGAGCTTGAGCCGCTCCAGCACCTGCAGCGTGGCGTAAAAGGCGGGTGCTTCGATGGCGACCAGGTCGCCAGGCTCGGTGACGACCTGCAGGCAAAGGTTCAGCGCCTCCATGGCGCCGGTGGTAATCACCAGTTCCTCCATCGGCAGCATCACGCCGCCGAGCATGTAGCGCAGGGCGATCTGGCGGCATAGTGCAGGATTGCCGCTGGTCATGTCGGCGACCACGTCGCTCGCCGGCATGTCACGCACGGTCTGGGCCATCGAACGCGCCAGGCGCTGCAGGGGAAACAGCGCCGGGCTGGGAAAGGCCGAGCCGAAGGGCACGGTATCCGGGTCGCGCAGCGAGGCCAGCACCGAGAACACCAGCTCGCTGACGGCCACCTCCGTGGTCTCGCTCAGGCGCGGGCTGATCTCCGGCTCAGGCAGCGGACGCTTGGCGTGTTCGCGAACGAAATAGCCAGAGCGTGCGCGCGCCTGGATCAGGCCGCGATCCTCCAGCTGGTAGTACGCCTGGAACACCGTGGCCGGGCTGATGCCGTAGGTGCGGCTGGCGTGGCGCACCGAAGGCACGCGCTCGCCCGGCGCCAGCAGCCCGGTGCGAATCAGCTCGGCGATCTCTTCGGCAAATCTCTCGTAGCGCTTCATCCTGGCGGCTGACCCCTGCGTTGATGCTCATACGGCGCTGATGGATCGGCCCATGCTACCGGACCCTGGGCGCGATGAAGGTGCTGGGTGCGCTGACCGAGCTTGTCGGGTCGGACGCATCGTGGGCAACGAAGTGCAGCGCACGCTGCGATTGGCCGGTATCGCTATCGTCGAGTAGCGCCACGCTGACCGGCAGATCGACGATTTCCCCTGGCGCCAGGCTGACGTCGCCCGGCCCTTGCAACGCGAAGGGCCCGTCCACCAGCGAGATCTGGTAGCGGCGGCGTTGCTGGGTCTTGTTGATCAGCTTGAGGCTGTACATGTTCTCGATCTGGCCATGCATGTTTTCGCGATAGAGGGTGCGGTCCCGGGTCACGTCCAGCGAGAGCAGCGGCCGCGCATCCAGTGCCCAGACAAACGCGCCAATCATCAGCGCCAGCGCCGCGGCGTAGCCGACAAGGCGCGGTCGCAGCAGCCGTGTCTTGCCGCCTTCGAGTGCGCGTTCGGAGCTGTATCGGACCAACCCGCGGGCGTAGCCCATCTTGTCCATCACGCTGTCGCATGCGTCGATGCAGGCGCCGCAGCTGATGCAGTCGAG includes the following:
- a CDS encoding PhzF family phenazine biosynthesis protein; the encoded protein is MYQIDAFTQELFQGNSAAVVPLEHWLSDTQMQAIALENNLSETAFVRREADGVFRIRWFSPLTEIDFCGHATLASAFVLLRQGLATAPLTFRAAAVGDIPVVQLDDGRLEMDFPNRAPEPVDSPPAALLDGLGATPYQVLKSSQAWFAVFEEEAQVRSLAPDLALFKTLAPLDVVVTAPGVQHDFVSRYFWPANGGDEDPVTGSIHAGLAPYWAERLGRASLTALQASRRSGELYCRVEGARVRVSGHAVQYLQGTIEI
- the mapR gene encoding GntR family transcriptional regulator MpaR (MapR regulates genes involved in Pseudomonas quinolone signal (PQS) production and anthranilate metabolism), yielding MKRYERFAEEIAELIRTGLLAPGERVPSVRHASRTYGISPATVFQAYYQLEDRGLIQARARSGYFVREHAKRPLPEPEISPRLSETTEVAVSELVFSVLASLRDPDTVPFGSAFPSPALFPLQRLARSMAQTVRDMPASDVVADMTSGNPALCRQIALRYMLGGVMLPMEELVITTGAMEALNLCLQVVTEPGDLVAIEAPAFYATLQVLERLKLKAVEIPVHPRDGIDLESLASSLANLPIKACWFMSSLQNPLGASMTEGSKKALYDLLQKHQVPLIEDDVYAELYFTREPPKPVKSHDRDGLVMHCGSFSKSLAPGYRIGWVAGGRYAERISRLKLMTTLSPSLPAQAAIADYLQNGGYDRHLRKLRHALERQQSEMLAAAARHFPASTRVTRPNGGYFLWFEFPEPVDSLKLLQLALAQGISLAPGPIFSATRRFGNCARLNHGYPWDARSEDAMALLGRMLRSF